A genomic window from Sphingobacterium sp. BN32 includes:
- the rsmG gene encoding 16S rRNA (guanine(527)-N(7))-methyltransferase RsmG — protein sequence MNPTVDIIYQHFPHLTETQKEQFAKLAEVYPFWNDQINVVSRKDIESLYLKHVLHSLGIAKFVTEFTPGTRVLDVGTGGGFPGIPLAIMFPHVEFHLVDSIGKKIKVVREVAEAIGLTNVEADHMRAEQIDYKYDFVVSRAVTRLAEFIPWIRNKFEKQDKNGIPNGILYLKGGDLKEEIKEARVKAELHPLSAYFKDEFFDTKYVVYVPM from the coding sequence GTGAATCCAACAGTCGACATAATCTATCAGCATTTTCCACACCTTACGGAAACTCAGAAAGAGCAATTTGCTAAACTCGCGGAAGTATATCCATTTTGGAATGACCAAATCAATGTTGTTTCCAGAAAAGATATTGAAAGTTTATACCTAAAGCATGTGTTGCACTCGCTAGGCATTGCCAAGTTCGTCACTGAATTTACGCCAGGAACGCGTGTTTTAGATGTGGGTACAGGTGGTGGATTCCCGGGTATCCCCTTAGCCATTATGTTTCCACATGTTGAGTTTCACCTGGTCGATTCGATTGGCAAGAAAATTAAGGTGGTACGTGAAGTCGCTGAGGCTATTGGACTAACGAATGTCGAAGCAGACCACATGCGTGCAGAACAGATTGACTACAAATACGATTTCGTGGTTTCCAGAGCCGTAACAAGACTTGCTGAATTTATTCCTTGGATTAGAAATAAGTTCGAAAAACAAGATAAGAATGGTATTCCGAATGGAATATTATACCTGAAAGGTGGAGACTTAAAAGAAGAGATCAAAGAAGCTAGGGTGAAAGCCGAATTACATCCGCTTTCTGCATACTTTAAAGACGAATTCTTTGATACAAAGTATGTGGTCTATGTGCCTATGTAA
- a CDS encoding DUF6814 family protein, with product METLKKLLGIVWIVLAVLTAYFCIAKFGIPKIVSGQQEDVVFGIIILFILTPIISCGLGIFGYYALKGEYHNDKM from the coding sequence ATGGAAACACTAAAAAAACTATTAGGAATCGTTTGGATAGTCCTTGCAGTTCTGACCGCATATTTCTGTATTGCCAAATTTGGCATCCCAAAAATTGTTTCCGGACAACAGGAAGATGTCGTTTTCGGTATCATTATCCTCTTTATTCTGACCCCAATTATCTCCTGCGGGTTGGGAATATTTGGATATTATGCCCTCAAAGGCGAATATCATAACGATAAAATGTAA
- a CDS encoding DMT family transporter produces the protein MSKLAINRNILILHFTVLIWGFTGVLGELISVSALHLVWYRVLIAAISLWVYFLLTKKPILVTKSQLFQYLAVGMLVGLHWVLFFHAIKISTVSVTLVTLSSVTLFTAILEPMINRKKISIADILIGLVIIFGIYLIFKFEFQYFWGIVFGLSCAFCASIFSIFNARMVKKGSPTSITFYEMIGALIGVSIIMLLSGQFDEQMILSQSDLMYLLVLGVGCTAIAYVLGVAVMRELSAFTVALTTNMEPVYGIILALLIFGQKEAMSTGFYFGAIIVLLAVFIYPYLKTKLKF, from the coding sequence ATGTCAAAGTTGGCAATCAATCGCAATATCTTGATATTGCATTTCACTGTATTGATTTGGGGATTCACTGGTGTACTAGGTGAACTGATTTCTGTATCAGCTTTACATCTCGTTTGGTATAGAGTACTGATTGCTGCTATCTCCCTATGGGTTTACTTCCTGCTTACTAAAAAGCCAATTCTGGTCACCAAATCCCAGTTGTTTCAATACCTAGCCGTAGGAATGCTTGTAGGATTGCATTGGGTGCTGTTCTTCCATGCGATCAAGATTTCCACCGTCTCGGTTACACTGGTTACCCTGTCATCCGTTACGTTGTTTACAGCGATTCTCGAACCTATGATAAATCGAAAGAAGATATCGATCGCTGATATCCTCATCGGGCTTGTTATTATTTTCGGAATCTATCTCATCTTTAAATTCGAATTTCAATACTTTTGGGGGATAGTCTTTGGCCTTTCATGTGCCTTCTGTGCGAGTATATTCTCTATATTCAATGCGCGGATGGTAAAAAAAGGGAGCCCGACTTCGATCACCTTTTATGAAATGATCGGCGCATTGATAGGAGTTTCTATCATCATGCTCCTATCCGGACAGTTTGACGAGCAAATGATCTTAAGCCAGTCGGATTTGATGTATTTATTAGTCCTTGGGGTTGGATGCACGGCAATTGCTTATGTGCTTGGAGTTGCCGTTATGAGAGAACTATCGGCCTTTACAGTAGCACTGACAACGAATATGGAGCCTGTTTACGGAATTATCCTCGCCTTACTGATCTTTGGACAAAAAGAAGCGATGAGCACTGGGTTTTACTTCGGAGCAATTATTGTTCTTTTGGCAGTGTTCATTTATCCTTATCTGAAAACCAAGCTGAAATTTTAG
- the dprA gene encoding DNA-processing protein DprA, whose amino-acid sequence MSAIEKIALTKIKGIGPKYSRLLLAYFGNVADLFASSTQELKSIPGLSSAVIQQIQSKAVFKEAEDELYHIEKHGIDLLWLEDKAYPQRLRHCEDAPLVLYSYGHADYNKQKIVSIVGTRNATHYGKRIIDELLDGISDLDALVVSGLAMGVDVMAHMGCIHRNICNIAVLGHGLSRIYPAHHRDVSREIIHHGALLTEFTFNTIPDKNNFPMRNRIIAGLADVTVVVEAGEKGGALITAGLANDYNRDVCAYPGAVDQLYSAGCNQLIKNNQAHLIRNSQDLLDLMQWHNQEGNKDKGIQLSLLPDLSEDQRIVHEFLRESDEASVDEIAFHSDWPQSKLAIVLLEMEMAGHIVALPGKVYKNN is encoded by the coding sequence ATGAGTGCAATAGAAAAGATTGCTTTGACCAAAATCAAGGGCATTGGCCCTAAATATAGCCGACTTCTGTTGGCTTATTTCGGCAATGTAGCAGACCTTTTCGCCAGCTCAACCCAAGAACTAAAATCTATCCCCGGACTTAGTAGCGCTGTAATTCAGCAGATCCAATCGAAGGCCGTCTTTAAGGAGGCGGAGGATGAACTCTATCATATCGAGAAACACGGCATTGATTTACTTTGGTTAGAAGACAAAGCCTATCCGCAACGCTTAAGGCACTGTGAGGATGCCCCATTGGTGCTTTATAGCTATGGCCATGCCGATTACAACAAACAAAAAATAGTCAGTATTGTCGGAACCCGAAACGCCACACATTATGGCAAGCGCATCATCGATGAGCTACTGGACGGCATTAGCGATTTAGATGCTTTGGTCGTAAGCGGTCTTGCCATGGGGGTCGATGTAATGGCCCATATGGGCTGCATACATCGCAATATCTGCAACATTGCGGTATTAGGACATGGCTTGAGTAGAATCTACCCTGCCCATCATCGTGATGTTTCCCGTGAAATTATCCATCATGGTGCATTACTAACCGAATTTACCTTCAACACCATCCCCGATAAAAACAACTTCCCCATGCGCAATCGCATTATTGCAGGTCTGGCGGATGTCACGGTTGTGGTTGAGGCAGGAGAGAAAGGAGGAGCCTTGATTACTGCAGGGCTGGCAAACGACTATAATCGCGATGTCTGTGCTTACCCAGGCGCGGTAGATCAATTGTACTCTGCAGGATGCAACCAGCTTATCAAAAATAACCAGGCACACCTCATTCGAAATAGTCAGGACCTGCTCGATCTGATGCAATGGCATAACCAGGAAGGCAACAAGGACAAAGGCATACAACTCTCCTTACTGCCCGATCTCTCCGAGGATCAACGCATCGTCCATGAGTTTCTCCGCGAAAGCGATGAGGCCAGTGTCGATGAGATAGCCTTTCATAGCGATTGGCCACAAAGCAAACTCGCTATCGTGCTCCTCGAAATGGAAATGGCCGGACATATCGTCGCTCTCCCCGGAAAAGTGTACAAAAACAACTAA
- the accD gene encoding acetyl-CoA carboxylase, carboxyltransferase subunit beta, translating to MSWFKRNKAGIQTATENKKEAPDGMWNKCPNCKKPLLNVEQVENKFVCHYCDYHIRIGSTAYFSILFDNNEYTELFPNLKAGDPLNFVDSKPYKDRLVESQAKTGLNDALRSAVGKLDGQEIVVACMDFSFIGGSMGSVVGEKIARSIDYCIEHKLPFMLISKSGGARMMEAAFSLMQMAKTSAKLALLAQAKLPYICLLTDPTTGGVTASYAMLGDINIAEPGALIGFAGPRVIKETIKKDLPKGFQTSEFVLEHGFLDFIVDRRQLKDKVGTFLKLVK from the coding sequence ATGAGTTGGTTTAAACGAAACAAAGCAGGAATTCAAACTGCTACAGAAAACAAAAAAGAGGCTCCTGATGGCATGTGGAACAAATGTCCAAATTGCAAAAAGCCCCTTTTAAACGTTGAGCAGGTAGAAAATAAGTTTGTCTGCCATTACTGCGATTACCATATCCGTATAGGTTCTACCGCCTATTTCTCTATATTATTTGATAACAACGAATACACAGAGCTTTTCCCAAATCTTAAAGCGGGCGACCCTTTGAACTTCGTCGATTCAAAACCGTACAAAGACCGTCTTGTAGAAAGCCAAGCAAAAACTGGCCTTAATGACGCTTTACGCTCGGCTGTAGGAAAATTGGACGGACAAGAAATTGTTGTAGCCTGTATGGACTTCTCCTTCATCGGAGGTTCCATGGGATCGGTAGTAGGTGAGAAAATTGCACGCTCTATAGATTACTGTATCGAGCATAAATTACCATTTATGCTGATCTCGAAATCTGGTGGGGCACGTATGATGGAAGCCGCATTCTCATTGATGCAAATGGCAAAAACATCTGCAAAACTAGCACTATTAGCACAAGCAAAGCTTCCTTACATCTGTTTATTGACAGACCCAACAACAGGAGGTGTAACTGCATCATATGCCATGTTAGGTGATATCAATATCGCAGAACCAGGCGCGCTGATTGGTTTCGCAGGACCACGTGTCATCAAAGAAACCATTAAGAAAGACCTTCCTAAAGGATTCCAAACTTCAGAGTTTGTATTGGAACACGGATTCTTAGACTTTATTGTTGATAGAAGACAATTGAAAGATAAAGTTGGTACTTTCTTGAAACTAGTGAAGTAA
- a CDS encoding glycosyltransferase: MSYFPLGILAILLLFQLYYILFVYSKLARYRVKSYQDKEAYPAVSLIICAHNEQENLKEYLPSILEQDYPDFEVIVVDDCSEDDSKWILKDFCAQYPHLRVVEIKEHVQLKHSKKFALTMGIKGAKHETLLMCDADCQPNSPNWIKEMAGAFQDHKEIVLGYSPYFKHKGFLNKLIRFETTHTAMSYLSYALKRNAYMGVGRNLAYKKALFFKGKGFNAHMHIKSGDDDLFINQNATKSNVDIAIHPDAHVYSAPKLTWKSYYKQKARHAGASVLYKGRHKRMLATQLITALLFYIALFVCVALFPSLWYISLSAYLLRLICQFLVFYSIYKKLAVLDILIWLPILDIYYYFYICFNGLFNRSKQQVSWK, from the coding sequence ATGAGCTACTTTCCTCTCGGAATTTTAGCGATCCTCCTGTTATTCCAGCTCTATTACATTCTATTTGTTTACAGCAAACTAGCGCGATATCGCGTCAAATCTTATCAAGATAAAGAAGCATATCCTGCCGTGTCGCTTATCATCTGTGCTCATAACGAGCAAGAAAATCTCAAAGAATACCTTCCGAGCATATTGGAGCAAGATTACCCGGACTTTGAGGTCATCGTTGTTGATGATTGTTCCGAAGATGATAGCAAGTGGATATTAAAGGATTTCTGTGCGCAGTATCCACATTTGCGGGTAGTGGAGATTAAGGAACATGTGCAATTGAAGCACAGCAAGAAGTTTGCTCTGACAATGGGCATAAAAGGCGCTAAACATGAAACCTTACTCATGTGCGATGCGGATTGCCAGCCGAACAGTCCGAATTGGATAAAAGAGATGGCAGGTGCTTTCCAGGATCATAAAGAAATCGTATTGGGCTATTCCCCATACTTTAAGCATAAAGGCTTCTTGAACAAGCTTATTCGTTTTGAAACCACGCATACGGCTATGAGCTATCTGTCTTATGCTCTCAAAAGGAACGCTTATATGGGAGTGGGAAGAAACCTAGCCTATAAAAAGGCATTGTTTTTCAAAGGTAAAGGCTTCAATGCACATATGCATATCAAGTCGGGCGATGATGATTTATTTATCAATCAGAATGCAACCAAATCCAACGTAGATATTGCCATACACCCGGACGCGCATGTTTATTCCGCTCCGAAACTCACTTGGAAGAGCTATTACAAACAGAAAGCAAGACACGCAGGAGCCTCAGTACTTTACAAAGGCAGGCACAAGCGCATGCTGGCCACCCAACTGATTACGGCGCTGCTGTTTTATATCGCGTTATTCGTCTGTGTTGCCTTATTTCCGAGTCTGTGGTATATCAGCCTTAGCGCCTATCTGCTTCGCCTGATCTGTCAGTTCCTCGTGTTCTATTCAATCTATAAGAAACTCGCCGTATTGGACATTCTGATATGGCTACCTATACTAGATATATATTATTATTTTTACATATGTTTCAACGGCCTGTTCAATCGTTCCAAGCAGCAGGTGAGTTGGAAATAA
- the tgt gene encoding tRNA guanosine(34) transglycosylase Tgt, translated as MKFTLQAQDKLSRARAGEIETAHGTIKTPIFMPVGTAGTVKAVHQHELVNDIQAQIILGNTYHLYLRPGLDVLNKAGGLHKFINWNRPILTDSGGYQVYSLTEVRKIREEGVTFRSHIDGSKHLFTPENVMDTQRVIGADIIMAFDECTPYPCDYRYARRSLDMTHRWLKRCCDRFDSTEPLYGYDQTLFPIVQGSVYKDLREKSAETIASFNREGNAIGGLSVGEPAEEMYAMTEVVTNILPKEKPRYLMGVGTPVNILENIALGIDMFDCVMPTRNARNGMLFTQNGIINIKNEKWKDDFSPIEAESDLLVDQIHTKAYLRHLIRSQEILGAQIASLHNLHFYLWLVDQAREKIIDGTFYDWKNKMVKILGQRL; from the coding sequence ATGAAATTTACGCTTCAAGCACAAGATAAACTCTCGAGAGCCAGGGCAGGAGAGATCGAGACCGCCCATGGAACAATAAAAACACCGATTTTCATGCCAGTTGGTACTGCTGGAACTGTCAAAGCGGTGCATCAGCACGAGCTTGTCAATGACATCCAAGCACAGATTATCTTGGGGAATACTTACCATTTGTATTTACGCCCGGGATTAGATGTTTTGAATAAGGCTGGCGGTTTACATAAGTTTATTAACTGGAACAGACCCATCTTAACAGATTCTGGAGGCTATCAAGTTTACTCTTTAACTGAAGTTCGTAAAATCCGCGAGGAAGGCGTGACTTTTCGATCGCATATCGACGGCTCCAAGCATTTATTCACTCCGGAGAATGTCATGGATACTCAGCGCGTCATCGGTGCTGATATTATTATGGCTTTCGATGAATGTACTCCGTATCCTTGCGACTACCGCTATGCTCGTCGTTCCTTGGATATGACACACCGTTGGTTAAAACGTTGTTGCGATCGCTTTGATTCTACAGAACCGCTATATGGTTATGATCAAACCCTTTTCCCTATTGTTCAAGGTTCGGTATATAAAGATCTTCGTGAGAAGTCTGCAGAGACCATTGCTTCTTTCAACAGAGAAGGGAATGCAATCGGTGGACTTTCGGTGGGAGAGCCTGCAGAGGAGATGTATGCCATGACGGAAGTCGTAACGAATATCCTCCCTAAAGAAAAACCACGTTATTTAATGGGTGTCGGAACTCCTGTCAATATTCTGGAGAATATTGCACTGGGTATTGACATGTTCGACTGCGTTATGCCAACTAGAAATGCGCGTAATGGGATGCTATTTACGCAGAATGGCATAATCAATATTAAAAACGAGAAGTGGAAAGACGACTTTAGTCCGATTGAAGCAGAGAGTGATCTACTAGTCGATCAGATTCATACAAAAGCATACCTTCGTCACTTAATCCGCTCTCAGGAAATCTTAGGAGCGCAGATTGCTTCGCTTCATAACTTGCATTTCTACCTCTGGTTAGTCGATCAAGCACGTGAGAAAATTATTGATGGCACGTTCTATGATTGGAAAAATAAAATGGTTAAGATCTTAGGCCAACGCTTGTAA
- a CDS encoding MFS transporter, which yields MQEQVSKKGIWKVIGASSLGTLIEWYDFFIFGSLSIVISTKFFPSDNPTAAFLSTLATFAAGFVVRPFGALFFGRLGDMIGRKYTFMVTLVLMGGATFLIGCIPSYDSIGYFAPAIVLVLRLLQGLALGGEYGGAATYVAEHAPKGERGYWTSWIQTTATFGLFISLVVILVTRAFLTEAQFDTWGWRVPFLLSILMVYVSYLIRKNMDESPEFQKAKSEGKTSKNPLQESFGNKYNLKFVLLALFGAAMGQGVVWYTGQFYSMSYMKTVMSLDSDQADMILGIALLFATPFFVVFGKLSDRVGRKWVMLTGMLLAVLTYRPIYEAMYQVTNLKTKTELGPATVSEPVQVPTEGGYDKTTTSVTKYSDGTVLKTTEIAHFFQDGVERNNSEGVNTVVKNTVHIEGTNYFYLIFLIFIQVIYITLVYGPIAAFLVEIFPVKIRYTSMSLPYHIGNGIFGGLLPAVSTYLASNAKLSNDPTFYLEGLWYPIIISAVCFIIGALYINKNMVAKDLD from the coding sequence ATGCAAGAACAAGTAAGTAAGAAAGGAATCTGGAAAGTCATCGGTGCGTCCTCCTTAGGAACCCTCATCGAATGGTATGACTTTTTCATTTTCGGAAGTTTATCCATCGTCATATCGACGAAGTTTTTTCCATCAGACAATCCCACAGCAGCGTTCCTATCCACCCTAGCGACCTTTGCCGCCGGCTTTGTCGTGAGGCCATTCGGCGCATTATTCTTTGGTAGGCTCGGCGACATGATCGGCCGTAAATACACCTTTATGGTCACTCTGGTGCTGATGGGTGGTGCCACTTTCCTCATCGGCTGTATTCCCAGCTATGATAGCATAGGCTACTTTGCACCTGCCATTGTACTCGTCTTGAGGCTATTACAAGGCCTCGCTCTAGGCGGAGAATATGGAGGAGCTGCGACCTATGTTGCAGAACATGCCCCCAAAGGAGAGCGTGGCTATTGGACTTCCTGGATTCAAACAACCGCAACCTTCGGACTCTTTATATCCCTTGTCGTAATCCTGGTAACCCGCGCATTCCTCACCGAGGCACAGTTTGACACCTGGGGATGGCGTGTCCCATTCCTCTTATCCATCCTGATGGTCTATGTGTCTTACTTAATTCGTAAAAACATGGATGAATCGCCAGAGTTCCAAAAAGCGAAATCCGAAGGAAAGACGTCTAAAAACCCTCTTCAGGAAAGCTTTGGAAACAAATACAACCTTAAATTCGTATTGCTTGCGTTATTTGGTGCCGCGATGGGTCAAGGTGTTGTTTGGTACACGGGACAGTTCTACTCCATGAGTTATATGAAGACCGTCATGAGCCTGGATTCAGACCAAGCAGACATGATACTGGGAATTGCCCTGCTCTTTGCTACTCCATTCTTTGTGGTCTTTGGTAAGCTCTCAGACCGTGTAGGTCGAAAATGGGTCATGCTAACCGGAATGTTGCTCGCGGTCTTGACTTATCGCCCCATATACGAAGCCATGTATCAAGTCACTAACCTGAAAACGAAAACAGAACTTGGCCCGGCGACCGTTTCAGAGCCGGTTCAAGTGCCAACAGAAGGTGGATATGATAAAACGACAACAAGCGTAACAAAATACAGCGATGGAACCGTTTTAAAAACAACAGAAATAGCGCATTTCTTTCAGGATGGTGTGGAACGCAATAACAGTGAAGGTGTGAATACAGTCGTGAAAAATACCGTGCATATTGAAGGCACTAATTATTTCTATCTCATATTTCTGATCTTTATCCAGGTAATCTATATTACTTTGGTCTATGGACCCATTGCAGCTTTCTTAGTCGAAATATTCCCGGTGAAAATCCGCTACACCTCCATGTCCCTGCCATACCACATCGGAAACGGAATATTTGGAGGACTCCTGCCGGCCGTTTCAACCTACTTAGCCAGCAATGCCAAACTATCAAACGACCCCACCTTCTATCTCGAGGGGTTATGGTATCCGATCATTATATCGGCAGTCTGCTTTATTATCGGAGCGTTGTATATTAACAAAAACATGGTAGCTAAAGATCTTGATTAA
- a CDS encoding LptF/LptG family permease — translation MNIIDRYIIKKYLSTFAFTVAIFCVVIVIFDVSEKIDDFNKYKAPMSRVFLEYYALGSLPFFINMLTPLFNFIAVIFFTSKMADQTEIVPILSGGMSFNRMLRPYMFCAGLIFALTLVSNIYIIPFTNTIKVNFENVYVKPDKISTSSTSTHMQIDSNTYVYMGSFDTQGKVGYNFSLERFDGDKMVEKLMADRISWDSVANKWSVHAYTNRIIDGFKETMESGEKRDTTLDMRPQDFEVYENIFTTMNQLDLEERIAKEEIRGTGMMNDLLLEKYKRLINPFSAFILTLIGVSLSSKKVRGGIGLSLGLGIGLSCVYIVLERFSSMFSLKGGLDPLISVLIPNVIFLLLSFYLLKKAPK, via the coding sequence ATGAACATCATTGATCGTTATATCATAAAGAAGTATCTGTCAACATTTGCGTTTACAGTAGCCATCTTTTGTGTGGTTATTGTGATCTTCGATGTTTCAGAGAAGATTGATGATTTCAACAAGTATAAGGCGCCGATGTCACGTGTATTTCTTGAATATTATGCACTCGGTAGCTTGCCTTTCTTTATCAATATGCTTACGCCACTGTTTAATTTCATTGCGGTAATCTTCTTTACATCGAAGATGGCAGATCAAACAGAAATTGTTCCGATCCTTAGCGGCGGTATGAGCTTCAATCGAATGCTTCGCCCGTATATGTTTTGCGCGGGACTAATCTTTGCGCTGACACTAGTTTCCAATATCTACATTATTCCCTTTACCAATACCATCAAAGTAAATTTCGAGAATGTATATGTCAAGCCGGATAAAATCAGCACCTCATCTACCTCTACCCACATGCAAATCGACTCCAATACCTATGTGTATATGGGCTCTTTCGATACGCAAGGGAAAGTAGGCTATAACTTCTCGCTGGAACGATTTGATGGAGACAAGATGGTAGAGAAGCTCATGGCGGATCGGATATCTTGGGATTCTGTTGCTAACAAATGGAGTGTACATGCTTATACCAATCGTATTATCGATGGGTTTAAGGAAACAATGGAATCTGGAGAGAAGAGAGATACCACATTAGATATGCGACCTCAGGATTTCGAAGTATATGAAAATATCTTCACCACGATGAATCAGCTCGACTTGGAAGAGCGGATCGCCAAGGAAGAGATTCGAGGAACTGGCATGATGAACGATCTGTTGTTGGAGAAGTATAAGCGTCTGATCAACCCTTTTTCAGCCTTTATTTTGACCCTTATTGGTGTTTCCTTGTCATCGAAAAAGGTTCGTGGAGGGATTGGATTAAGCTTAGGACTTGGTATCGGGCTAAGCTGCGTCTATATTGTTCTTGAGCGTTTCTCGAGTATGTTCTCCTTAAAAGGCGGGCTAGATCCACTAATTTCCGTATTAATACCAAACGTTATTTTCTTATTACTGAGCTTTTATCTTCTGAAAAAGGCCCCTAAATAA
- a CDS encoding sialate O-acetylesterase — MKLKSLRLGFIASIAMLQTAVAQLRLPHFLSDHMVLQRNTEINFWGWGGANRPVKVIGSWFTDTVSTKVDYNGKWSVKLPEGQAGGPYQLKVISNNETISLNDILLGDVFLCSGQSNMEWGGNQNLKEIMDELPTANNPNIRLLQVSRIAANYPQEDINNSWTTLSAETLKPFSAIGYFIAKELNKELNVPIGVINASWGGTGAEVWTPNHLIINDPFLLKYAKMQDVNPYRPHEGGVLWNSMIHPYAGYNLTAAYWYQGESNVGYYPSYDKLMKALVTSWRNAWNKDFPFYFVQIAPYAYNSKNEPKGALLRELQAKTALELQKTGMVVITDLVDDVKNIHPNQKKEVAKRLSDMTLAEVYDKPIKNYKSPIYKSHEVKGSNIEISFYYAEGGLKSKGDITELEIAGADNKYYPAKGTIKGDKLIVQSKEVKNPVSVKFGFSETAMPNLFNSRGLPVSPFRF; from the coding sequence ATGAAACTAAAATCACTACGCCTGGGCTTCATTGCCAGCATTGCCATGTTGCAAACCGCTGTAGCACAACTTCGCCTCCCGCACTTCCTATCCGACCATATGGTCCTTCAACGTAATACAGAAATCAACTTCTGGGGATGGGGAGGGGCGAATCGACCTGTTAAAGTCATCGGATCATGGTTTACAGACACCGTATCCACTAAAGTAGATTACAATGGCAAGTGGTCGGTTAAACTTCCGGAAGGTCAAGCCGGCGGACCATACCAGTTAAAAGTCATCTCAAACAACGAGACCATCAGCCTTAACGATATTTTATTGGGCGATGTATTTCTATGTTCCGGACAATCCAATATGGAATGGGGCGGAAACCAGAACCTCAAGGAAATAATGGATGAGCTACCTACAGCCAATAATCCCAATATTCGTCTGTTGCAGGTTAGCCGCATCGCAGCAAACTACCCACAAGAGGATATCAACAATAGCTGGACTACCCTCAGCGCTGAAACATTGAAACCCTTTTCTGCCATCGGATACTTTATCGCCAAGGAGCTCAATAAGGAATTGAACGTTCCTATTGGCGTCATCAATGCAAGTTGGGGAGGAACAGGTGCCGAAGTGTGGACTCCAAACCACCTCATCATCAATGACCCTTTCCTATTGAAATATGCAAAAATGCAGGATGTAAACCCTTATCGTCCGCACGAAGGTGGCGTTTTATGGAACAGCATGATCCATCCCTATGCCGGATACAACCTCACTGCAGCCTATTGGTATCAGGGCGAAAGCAATGTCGGCTACTACCCTAGCTATGATAAGCTTATGAAAGCCCTAGTAACTTCCTGGAGAAATGCGTGGAACAAGGACTTCCCTTTTTATTTCGTTCAAATCGCCCCTTACGCTTACAATAGTAAGAACGAACCTAAAGGTGCCCTACTGCGCGAGCTACAGGCAAAAACTGCCCTAGAACTCCAAAAAACCGGAATGGTTGTGATCACTGACCTCGTCGACGATGTCAAGAACATCCACCCGAACCAAAAGAAAGAGGTCGCAAAACGCCTATCCGATATGACCTTAGCGGAGGTCTACGACAAACCCATCAAAAACTATAAATCGCCAATTTACAAATCCCACGAAGTCAAAGGAAGTAATATCGAGATCTCCTTCTATTACGCCGAAGGCGGGCTAAAATCTAAAGGTGATATCACCGAACTGGAAATCGCCGGAGCCGATAATAAATACTATCCTGCAAAGGGAACCATCAAAGGCGACAAACTTATCGTGCAATCCAAGGAAGTAAAGAATCCCGTATCTGTCAAGTTCGGATTCTCGGAAACGGCTATGCCTAATTTATTTAATAGCAGAGGATTACCGGTTTCGCCGTTTAGGTTTTAG